A section of the Cryomorphaceae bacterium genome encodes:
- a CDS encoding T9SS C-terminal target domain-containing protein, translating into MKNLALIFFLLIASTVVAQQEVISNLTYNRVQEAEMVKRAERLRRSNDMGARQSLELPFIDDFSTDKFPGNEDGQPIHWLDLKTYRNNTFAINPPTIGVVTFDGADEYGYPYDWDAGNAGVPCDTLTSAPINLDYDADDDIWLSFFFQGAGFGERPEPQDSLFLEFYSPLFDQWFWVWSNRGEDMDTFEKVYLPITQEKYLMDGFQFRFINYATPLGALDHWHVDYVHLDRNREQGEVIDDVAFVYPIRTLLQEYSSMPWKHYVQNPASFMASSVESLIFSNNEPPGGAATGNRTVENRTIRVFHEGNLQAENISLDEPPIGPQSFLTLTEPVNSSPMDYVYDAGVDDVYAIFDVELTFSVSPDFIQTNNRTKMQQVFYSHYAYDDGSPERAYEVTLVGSRTAMRYVNTMPDSLIGLMIWFEAINEQPGLFSFFPTVWEASGSGAPGEEIVQGLWEGVTFEPDTVYGWRLFRFLEPVFLPEGPFFAGTVQTIDEGLKIGLDYNSSYNQGNLYYYSNPNGMWLPSSAPGTLMVRPVFQSSNIGPLSDELTPWEDARIFPNPASDVLFVDPGSYLKPAIAEVYNLTGQLVQRSSITGQTAIDTNRLPAGMYVLRLAEQDGGVQRSFKFVKR; encoded by the coding sequence ATGAAAAATCTGGCTCTGATATTTTTCTTGTTGATTGCCAGCACTGTTGTTGCGCAACAAGAGGTAATTTCAAATCTCACCTACAACCGTGTGCAGGAAGCTGAAATGGTAAAGCGCGCTGAGCGGCTTCGGCGCAGTAACGATATGGGAGCCCGCCAGTCTTTGGAACTCCCGTTTATTGACGATTTCTCAACGGACAAATTTCCAGGCAATGAAGATGGTCAGCCCATTCATTGGCTCGATTTAAAGACCTATCGAAACAACACTTTTGCCATCAACCCGCCCACTATCGGGGTGGTTACTTTCGACGGAGCCGACGAATATGGTTATCCCTATGATTGGGATGCCGGTAATGCGGGTGTGCCGTGCGATACGCTCACATCTGCACCCATTAATCTCGATTATGACGCAGATGATGATATCTGGTTGAGCTTCTTTTTTCAGGGTGCGGGTTTTGGTGAGCGCCCTGAACCCCAAGACTCACTTTTTCTGGAGTTCTACTCTCCGCTTTTCGACCAGTGGTTTTGGGTATGGTCTAACAGAGGTGAGGACATGGACACATTTGAGAAAGTTTACCTCCCCATCACCCAGGAAAAGTACCTGATGGACGGTTTTCAGTTTCGCTTTATCAATTACGCTACACCGCTCGGAGCGCTCGATCACTGGCATGTAGATTACGTGCATCTCGATAGAAACAGGGAGCAAGGTGAGGTGATTGATGACGTAGCATTTGTATATCCCATCCGAACCTTACTTCAGGAATACTCCAGCATGCCATGGAAGCACTATGTGCAGAATCCCGCATCTTTTATGGCTAGTTCTGTAGAGTCGTTGATATTCAGTAATAATGAGCCTCCGGGAGGTGCGGCGACCGGTAACAGAACGGTAGAGAATAGAACCATTCGCGTTTTTCACGAGGGCAATTTGCAGGCCGAGAACATAAGTCTTGACGAGCCACCCATCGGGCCGCAAAGCTTCCTGACCCTTACAGAGCCTGTGAACAGTTCACCCATGGACTATGTGTATGATGCCGGGGTAGATGATGTGTACGCCATTTTTGACGTGGAACTCACCTTCAGTGTATCGCCTGATTTTATCCAAACGAACAACCGCACAAAGATGCAGCAGGTCTTTTACAGCCACTATGCCTACGATGATGGCTCTCCTGAACGTGCGTATGAAGTTACCCTTGTAGGAAGCCGAACTGCCATGCGCTACGTCAACACCATGCCAGATAGCTTGATTGGCCTTATGATTTGGTTTGAAGCCATTAACGAACAGCCAGGTCTTTTCTCATTTTTCCCTACTGTATGGGAAGCCTCAGGTAGCGGTGCTCCCGGTGAAGAAATTGTACAAGGTTTGTGGGAAGGTGTCACCTTTGAGCCCGATACGGTGTATGGATGGCGTCTTTTCAGGTTTCTTGAGCCGGTGTTCTTGCCAGAAGGCCCGTTCTTTGCAGGAACGGTGCAAACGATTGACGAGGGCTTGAAAATCGGGCTGGATTACAATAGCTCGTACAACCAGGGAAATCTCTACTACTATTCCAACCCAAACGGAATGTGGTTACCCAGTAGCGCACCGGGTACTTTGATGGTGCGTCCGGTGTTTCAAAGCTCCAACATCGGGCCGTTGAGTGATGAACTTACCCCTTGGGAAGATGCTCGAATTTTCCCCAACCCCGCCTCTGACGTACTTTTTGTTGACCCGGGAAGCTACCTGAAACCCGCCATTGCCGAGGTGTACAACCTCACCGGACAATTGGTGCAGCGCTCCTCAATTACAGGGCAAACAGCCATTGATACGAATCGCCTGCCTGCCGGCATGTATGTACTGCGCCTTGCAGAACAGGATGGAGGGGTTCAGCGCAGCTTTAAATTCGTGAAAAGGTGA